One genomic region from candidate division KSB1 bacterium encodes:
- a CDS encoding metallophosphoesterase encodes MKIAFTADLHLTAGQMYPERYHALENIFQQMVEGRISTLIIAGDLFDETSRNYAEFDKLCSKYQDIKVLVIPGNHDSVLNQQEVTAANLEIYSEPKLQDFGENAPPFLFLPFKKGKTMGEFISGFASDLGENNWVLVGHGDWAEGYEPNPFEPGVYMPLTRSDLENFKPAQVFLGHIHKAMDKGKVHYIGSPCGLDIRETGRRRFLIFDTDTGKIEHRKVDSQVIFFNESFVILPVEDEADYIEKEIAERIKSWELEEEEISKTQIKIKVYGYSSDKRKLMETIRKAFREFTFYKSWEPDLTEVSVAEDINRAEISNRVSAWIDKLDWNTISNHPSKELILIQALKVIYED; translated from the coding sequence TTGAAAATCGCCTTTACAGCTGATCTGCATTTGACCGCCGGCCAAATGTACCCCGAGCGGTATCACGCCTTAGAAAATATTTTTCAACAAATGGTGGAAGGAAGGATTAGTACACTTATTATTGCTGGAGATCTTTTCGATGAGACAAGTCGAAATTATGCAGAATTTGATAAGCTTTGTTCAAAGTATCAAGACATAAAAGTCCTGGTTATTCCGGGTAATCACGACAGCGTTTTAAATCAACAAGAAGTCACGGCAGCTAACCTTGAGATTTATTCGGAACCTAAACTGCAAGACTTTGGTGAAAATGCGCCGCCATTTCTTTTTCTACCATTCAAAAAAGGCAAGACCATGGGAGAATTCATCTCTGGTTTTGCTTCAGATTTAGGGGAAAATAATTGGGTGCTCGTCGGACACGGGGATTGGGCAGAGGGATATGAACCAAATCCGTTTGAGCCGGGCGTTTACATGCCTTTGACTCGAAGCGATTTGGAGAATTTTAAGCCGGCGCAAGTGTTTCTCGGCCACATCCACAAAGCGATGGATAAGGGCAAAGTACACTACATTGGGTCCCCGTGTGGTTTAGACATCCGTGAAACCGGCCGTCGCCGCTTCTTGATTTTCGATACCGACACCGGTAAAATCGAACACCGAAAAGTTGATTCGCAGGTCATTTTTTTCAATGAATCTTTTGTGATCCTGCCTGTTGAAGATGAAGCAGATTACATTGAGAAAGAGATTGCAGAACGAATTAAAAGCTGGGAGCTTGAAGAGGAAGAAATTTCAAAAACGCAAATCAAAATAAAAGTGTATGGCTACTCTTCGGATAAGAGAAAGCTAATGGAAACCATCCGCAAGGCCTTTCGTGAGTTCACCTTTTATAAGAGCTGGGAACCCGATTTAACTGAGGTTTCCGTGGCTGAGGATATCAATCGTGCGGAAATTTCCAATCGGGTTTCTGCATGGATAGACAAGCTTGACTGGAATACTATCAGCAATCATCCCAGCAAAGAGCTGATCTTGATACAGGCACTTAAAGTTATTTACGAGGATTAA
- a CDS encoding DUF1232 domain-containing protein, with translation MTNEIDQKPEGFENAQDKAQEFFKDKEKTGHLLDEALRKAERNKNVLENIWVDLQALLRLTKAWLKSEYTQTPWQTIVFAIAGIIYFVNPFDIVPDFIPGAGYLDDATVIGFVIKSIRREIKQFLDWEKAQSLTTEDT, from the coding sequence ATGACAAACGAAATCGATCAAAAGCCTGAAGGCTTTGAAAACGCACAAGACAAAGCGCAAGAGTTTTTTAAAGACAAAGAGAAAACCGGTCACCTTTTAGACGAAGCGCTCAGAAAAGCGGAACGAAATAAAAATGTTTTAGAAAACATCTGGGTGGATCTGCAAGCTCTTTTGCGTTTAACCAAAGCCTGGCTCAAAAGCGAATATACACAAACCCCCTGGCAAACGATAGTTTTTGCAATCGCTGGAATTATTTATTTCGTGAACCCATTCGATATTGTGCCGGACTTTATCCCTGGCGCCGGTTATTTAGATGATGCAACCGTCATCGGATTCGTGATCAAGTCGATTAGGCGGGAGATTAAGCAGTTCCTGGATTGGGAAAAAGCTCAGAGTTTAACCACAGAAGACACCTAA
- a CDS encoding carbon-nitrogen hydrolase family protein codes for MPGYPVWLDFAPNAGLWEHPPAKALYRILAENSVEIPGKELQALLNAAKKTGAYVVMGSHERLAGTLYNTMIFLDKNGRDIQIHRKLMPTYTERLIWGRGDGSTLPAIETDFGKIGGLICWEHWMPLARAAMHAKHEMLHIAQWPMVKELNLVASRQYAFEGQCFVAAVGSVLSKGEILEGFHSLKNADKKALELLEEIPGQKNDLILKGGSAVIAPNAEYIVEPVYNEPSILYGEINPEWVKEGNLVLDTDGHYSRPDVFQLHVNTQPQINVKFDPRNL; via the coding sequence CTGCCCGGCTACCCGGTTTGGCTGGACTTTGCACCGAATGCCGGACTCTGGGAACATCCTCCTGCAAAAGCTCTTTACCGAATCCTGGCAGAAAATTCTGTTGAAATTCCGGGAAAAGAGCTGCAAGCGCTCTTAAACGCGGCAAAGAAGACGGGTGCTTATGTTGTCATGGGCTCCCATGAAAGGCTCGCTGGTACCCTTTACAACACCATGATTTTCCTCGATAAAAACGGCAGAGATATTCAAATCCACCGCAAATTGATGCCGACTTACACCGAACGCCTGATTTGGGGACGCGGTGACGGCAGCACCCTCCCTGCCATCGAAACCGATTTTGGAAAAATTGGCGGTTTGATCTGCTGGGAGCATTGGATGCCTTTGGCACGGGCAGCTATGCACGCCAAACACGAAATGCTGCACATCGCCCAGTGGCCGATGGTAAAAGAGTTGAATTTAGTCGCCAGCAGGCAGTACGCATTTGAAGGCCAGTGTTTTGTGGCCGCGGTTGGATCTGTTTTGAGTAAAGGTGAAATTCTCGAAGGATTTCATTCGCTTAAAAATGCCGATAAAAAAGCATTGGAATTATTGGAAGAGATCCCCGGCCAAAAGAATGATCTGATTCTAAAAGGCGGCAGCGCGGTGATTGCACCCAATGCTGAATATATAGTGGAGCCTGTTTACAATGAACCCTCTATTCTTTACGGGGAAATCAATCCTGAATGGGTCAAAGAGGGCAATCTGGTTCTTGATACGGATGGCCACTACTCCCGTCCGGATGTCTTCCAACTTCACGTTAACACCCAGCCCCAAATCAATGTAAAATTTGACCCCCGGAATCTCTAG
- a CDS encoding outer membrane beta-barrel protein, translating to MDFKKIVFVLLTSYVLQFSNSNAQPQNSGIGFDLGIGYSSFTPYESNNSFGIQNDDFKNNATFSGGIHFYLSNRLAIFSRVTYLKSSVKNKRKITSETGPEVIAVVEDEYKVSSLPVAFGVSYNFPFGKFSLITELAAEYHFVKQSFEFPAVEITNSPGIKEDESENGFGFAVAAGPQWRFSSLLSLVGKVGYRFAEISGFAGSDSGFLLRDVTFDFSGIFFEVGVRIHP from the coding sequence ATGGATTTTAAGAAAATTGTTTTCGTTCTATTAACTTCTTACGTGCTGCAATTTTCTAACTCCAATGCTCAGCCGCAAAATTCAGGAATCGGTTTTGATTTAGGAATCGGCTATTCCAGTTTCACACCGTATGAATCTAATAATAGCTTTGGAATACAGAATGATGACTTTAAAAACAATGCCACTTTTAGCGGCGGCATACATTTTTATCTGTCAAACAGACTTGCAATTTTTTCAAGGGTGACTTATCTCAAGAGTAGTGTGAAAAATAAACGGAAGATCACCAGTGAGACCGGTCCCGAGGTTATTGCTGTTGTTGAAGATGAGTACAAAGTATCAAGTCTACCCGTAGCTTTCGGAGTCAGTTATAATTTCCCCTTTGGAAAATTTAGTTTAATCACCGAATTGGCCGCGGAATATCATTTTGTGAAACAAAGTTTTGAATTCCCGGCCGTTGAAATTACCAATTCCCCGGGAATTAAAGAAGATGAAAGTGAGAATGGTTTCGGCTTTGCGGTAGCCGCTGGACCGCAATGGAGGTTCTCATCACTTCTGTCCTTAGTTGGAAAAGTCGGATATCGTTTTGCAGAGATTTCGGGATTTGCAGGTTCCGATAGCGGCTTCTTGCTAAGAGATGTCACATTTGATTTCAGCGGAATCTTTTTTGAGGTTGGAGTTCGAATTCATCCTTAA
- a CDS encoding pentapeptide repeat-containing protein translates to MSNTNEFYYLLKNEKIAEFNLSVEGLKDYDLRDVNLRGRNLQKANLKYADLRGAYLSHCGLKGVNLSMANLEGASLHMARVSGAYFPKNISALEIKNSVNIGTRIRTSDNDNIHESSELIV, encoded by the coding sequence ATGTCAAATACAAACGAATTTTACTATCTTTTAAAAAACGAGAAAATCGCTGAGTTTAACCTCAGTGTTGAGGGATTGAAAGATTACGATTTACGGGATGTGAATCTCCGGGGCCGTAATTTGCAGAAAGCCAACCTCAAATACGCCGATTTACGCGGCGCCTACTTGAGCCATTGTGGTTTAAAAGGTGTTAATCTATCCATGGCGAATTTGGAGGGTGCAAGTCTGCACATGGCGCGGGTAAGCGGTGCGTATTTTCCCAAAAATATCTCAGCGCTTGAAATTAAAAACAGTGTGAATATTGGCACCAGAATCCGCACAAGCGACAATGACAACATTCATGAAAGTTCGGAGTTGATTGTTTAG
- a CDS encoding Dabb family protein: MIKHIVMWKLKEQAEGCSKLENAQKLKARLESLPKKITEIKFAEAGINFDDSDAAFDVVLYSEFANKETLKAYQAHPEHQRLIKEFLNKIRIEKKVVDYEV, translated from the coding sequence ATGATAAAACACATCGTCATGTGGAAATTGAAAGAACAGGCCGAGGGCTGCAGTAAACTCGAAAACGCACAAAAACTGAAAGCCCGGTTAGAGTCCTTGCCGAAAAAAATCACCGAAATAAAATTCGCCGAAGCCGGCATTAACTTCGATGATTCAGACGCCGCTTTTGATGTCGTTTTATATTCAGAGTTTGCGAACAAAGAAACTTTAAAAGCCTATCAAGCCCACCCTGAACACCAGAGACTCATCAAAGAATTTCTAAACAAAATCCGTATTGAAAAGAAGGTGGTGGATTATGAAGTTTGA